From the Phoenix dactylifera cultivar Barhee BC4 chromosome 10, palm_55x_up_171113_PBpolish2nd_filt_p, whole genome shotgun sequence genome, one window contains:
- the LOC103722002 gene encoding 15-cis-zeta-carotene isomerase, chloroplastic: protein MASSVLLSSSPSPFLPYGRCHGRHGPTPSARAPSSLCSPKPLQSPDLWMISLTPNPSTFLRFVGRIRTRGTSIGEPETKDAASDEAPIGEDSAVFEMGKQKISSWVYFTGILGVVLFALNVLWIDPSTGFGTAFVNAVSELSDSHEVIMSILIIIFATVHSGMASLRDAGEKLMGERAYRVLFAGISLPSAVSTIAYFINHRYDGIQLWQVQSVSGIHELVWVSSFISFFFLYPSTFNLLEVAAVDKPKMHLWETGIMRITRHPQMVGQVIWCLAHTLWIGNSVAVAASVGLIAHHLFGVWNGDRRLASRYGRAFEVLRSRTSVIPFAAILDGRQKLPKDYYKEFIRLPYLTITFLTLGAYFAHPLMQSSSFQLHW from the exons ATGGCTTCCTCTGTTCTCCTCTCCAGctccccctctcccttcctcccctaCGGCCGGTGTCACGGCCGCCACGGCCCAACCCCCTCCGCCCGGGCTCCCTCTTCCCTCTGCTCCCCCAAACCCCTGCAAAGCCCCGACCTTTGGATGATTTCGCTGACTCCCAACCCTTCGACGTTTCTTCGGTTTGTTGGTAGAATTCGCACCAGAGGCACGTCGATTGGAGAGCCAGAGACTAAGGATGCGGCCTCTGACGAAGCTCCAATTGGCGAGGATTCTGCAGTGTTTGAAATGGGGAAGCAAAAGATCTCTTCTTGGGTCTACTTCACAGGGATTCTGGGAGTTGTGCTCTTCGCTCTGAATGTCTTGTGGATCGATCCTTCCACCGGGTTTGGGACGGCTTTCGTTAATGCCGTTTCGGAGCTTTCGGACAGCCACGAG GTCATAATGTCGatccttattattatttttgctactGTTCATAGTGGTATGGCAAGTCTTCGTGATGCTGGTGAGAAACTCATGGGTGAGAGAGCTTACCGTGTTTTGTTTGCAGGAATCTCACTCCCTTCAGCAGTTAGTACTATT gcttACTTCATCAATCACCGATATGATGGTATTCAGCTATGGCAAGTCCAGAGTGTCTCTGGAATCCATGAGCTTGTGTGGGTTTCATCCttcatctccttcttctttctctatcCATCCACCTTCAATCTATTAGAAGTTGCAGCTGTTGATAAGCCAAAAATGCATCTATGGGAAACTGGAATCATGAGAATCACCAGACATCCACAG ATGGTTGGGCAGGTAATCTGGTGCTTAGCTCACACTCTCTGGATTGGTAACTCAGTAGCAGTGGCTGCCTCAGTTGGCTTGATTGCTCACCATTTGTTTGGTGTTTGGAATGGCGATAGAAGGCTGGCGTCACGATATGGTCGAGCTTTTGAAGTTTTAAGGAGCAGAACAAGTGTAATTCCTTTTGCAGCAATTCTTGATGGACGTCAAAAGTTGCCCAAAGATTATTACAAGGAATTTATTCGATTGCCCTATTTAACAATCACATTCTTGACACTTGGTGCATACTTTGCACACCCACTAATGCAATCATCCAGCTTTCAACTTCACTGGTAG
- the LOC103722003 gene encoding class V chitinase-like has product MGQVPVSLLLISHLLTLPTAIHHTTAQQECTSLNTVPHQVRAGYWFSHSDRYSPVSNINTSLYTHLYYYSLSLDDTDSRVALPPDDQLPLLATFSTTIKAENPSLKTILSIATDDGQTNVSNAAFSSMVANQTLRAAFINSTMELARTNAFDGLDLAWQFPSSSSDMASLGILLAELRARINEEAQSSSSPLLLTATVYFSNHLFDVPADNLDYPMEAISDNLDWTNALCFGYHKNSDVTAFDAPLYDKASHFSTSYGITSWLDAGIPACKLVMGVPLYGRSWFLKNKMKNEAGAPVVAAGPRQKMSNQTGMMAYSEIKEILKDPDVVFLYDNQTVSAYIHSGRLWVSFDSLEVVEVKIKFALQKRLLGYFLWPISFDDSNYTVSKQASDIWLRNHDSPYYEDENGVEQAPSPAQLPPQDDALTPSAALSRSTHRSPTTHQLHLDLYILLFLLFYLTTL; this is encoded by the exons ATGGGCCAAGTACCTGTCTCTTTGCTCCTCATCTCCCACCTCCTAACACTTCCGACCGCCATCCATCATACAACAGCACAGCAAGAATGCACAAGCCTTAACACAGTTCCTCATCAGGTCAGAGCTGGCTACTGGTTCTCCCACTCTGACCGCTACTCACCAGTTTCCAACATCAACACCTCCCTCTACACTCACCTCTACTACTACTCCCTTTCTCTTGATGACACTGATTCTCGGGTTGCACTCCCACCCGATGACCAACTTCCCCTTTTAGCCACTTTCTCGACCACCATTAAAGCCGAAAACCCATCCCTTAAGACGATCTTGTCCATTGCCACAGATGATGGCCAAACTAATGTCTCCAATGCTGCCTTCTCCTCCATGGTAGCAAATCAAACTCTTCGAGCGGCATTCATCAATTCCACCATGGAACTAGCCAGGACCAATGCATTTGATGGGTTAGACTTGGCATGGCAATTTCCCTCCTCATCTTCTGACATGGCCAGCCTCGGGATCCTGCTTGCAGAATTGAGAGCCCGCATAAATGAGGAAGCACAGAGTTCATCTTCCCCTCTCCTGCTAACGGCCACAGTGTACTTCTCAAACCACCTGTTTGATGTGCCTGCTGACAATCTCGACTACCCGATGGAAGCCATCTCAGACAACCTTGATTGGACCAATGCCCTCTGTTTTGGTTACCACAAGAACAGCGATGTCACTGCTTTTGATGCTCCACTCTATGATAAGGCCTCCCACTTCTCTACAAGTTATGGCATTACTTCATGGCTGGATGCAGGAATCCCTGCATGCAAGCTGGTAATGGGTGTCCCTTTATATGGAAGATCTTGGTTCCTCAAGAACAAAATGAAGAATGAAGCAGGTGCACCAGTCGTGGCCGCAGGGCCTAGGCAAAAGATGAGCAACCAGACTGGTATGATGGCTTACTCTGAGATCAAAGAGATCTTGAAGGATCCCGACGTTGTCTTTCTATATGACAACCAGACAGTATCTGCATATATCCATTCTGGACGTCTGTGGGTCAGTTTTGACAGTTTAGAAGTGGTGGAGGTGAAGATAAAGTTTGCTCTGCAGAAACGGTTGCTGGGCTATTTTCTCTGGCCAATCAGTTTTGATGACTCAAATTATACAGTATCCAAACAAG CTTCAGATATCTGGCTCAGAAACCATGACTCTCCGTATTATGAGGATGAGAATGGTGTTGAACAGGCACCTTCTCCAGCTCAGCTACCACCACAAGATGATGCTCTGACTCCATCAGCAGCCTTGTCTAGATCAACACACAGGTCTCCAACAACTCATCAATTACATCTAGATTTGTATATTTTGctgtttcttctcttttatCTTACAACACTTTAA